GGTGATTGTTGTCTGCGAAGAGGGATTGCAGATTGCGAATTGCTGCCATTGTGCTTGTCCCGTTGGCGGCTGGGGCGAGCGAGGGTTTGTTCACCGCATTGCGCCGTTTCTGTGGATTGTGCCGGTTTTTTCTTAGCTGTCCCCCTCAGGATGGTCGATCAAACAGAGGCATGGTGGACGCTTCGTAGCGCGGATTTCGCAACCGCCACTCGCCATGGTCGCAATGGTTTTCGAAGCTCGTATTAACTCTGATTACTGAAATAGGTTGGATATGTCACGCCAAATTCTTTCGAACGCCCTGGCCCGCGAAACCACCGCAAGTCGGCGAAAGTTCTTAGGAATGGCCTCGGTTTTGATCGCAGGCACTGCGGTATCAGCCAGTTCGGTCTCGGTCGCTATGGCCCATGCAGAGGAACCGGCGGCGGCCCAGACCGCCAACGAAGTGAGCGAGCCCGTGACACTTGCGGTCGATGCTACTTCGCAATTGTTCCGCGTTCGCATGGAGCTGGATGTCGAAGGGAATGTCAACATTCCCGCCAACTCGTTGGTGTCGCGAAAAAAAGCGATGGTGGTACCGCTGAAAAGCGAAGCGGTGTTTGACTACGAAGAACGCTACCGATTGCCCAGCGACGCAGAGATCGGTTCGTTTGTTACGGCGACCGAGCGTTTCTATCACGAAGCCGCAAGCATCAATGAGCTGAACGGTCTGAAACGCCACTCGAAATTGCGATCGGCGGTGGCGCATATGATGTTGCGTCGAGACACGTTGCCCGAGGTTTTGTACTCGACGACCGAATCGCTGACCAATGATGAACTCGGTTTGTTGCGAGTTCCGGTTTCGAGCGTCGCGGTCGACGGGATGTTGCCTAGCGATGCAGTGGTGGTTGGCGACCAATACGTCATTGATTCCGAACCGATGCGTTATCTATTGAATCTGTCATCGGTCGAACAGAGCGAAGTCAAAGCCGAAGTGGTCTCGGTTACCGCAAGCGATGCTCGCATTCAAATTCGCGGCAACGTGGACGGCAGTGTGGAAGGCGTCCCGACCAAAATCCGCGTGGTAGGCAAGATGACGTTCGATCGTAAAGCGGGCGTGACCACTTGGTTTGCGATGGCGGTTCACGAGACCCGCGAAATCGGGATTGCGGTTCCTGGATTTGACGTGGCTGCGACGATCAAGATGGTTCGGCAGCCACTTGCAAAACCGATCAAAATGTCTGCAGAGCCGCTGCCAACGGATGTCACCGCAGCGGTCGATCCCACCCATTTGTTGGTGGAATTGCAGAGCGACCAAGTGGGAATTTCCACTCGAATGGATCGACGTTGGCGGATGATGACCGATTCCCGCGGGGTGGCGATGATGCGAATGATCGAGAACGATCGCAGCATCGCGCAGTGCGATTTCCGGCGTCTTTCCAAGCTTGCCGAAGGCAAACAGTGGACGATCGCGGCGCTGCAGGAAGACGTTAAAAAGACGTTGGGCGAGCAGTTGGTCCAATTGGAATTGGCCAATGAAACGGTCAGCGACGAGGGGCTTTCGGTGTTGACCGTGATTGCTCGCGGCGCGGTTCAAGAGGTTCCAATCCGCTGGATTATCCAGCATTTTTCCGATGATTCGGGCCGTCGTGTCCTTGCCACGTTTACGATGGAAGGTGATTCCGTCGACGCTTTTGGCGGCTCGCATGTACAATTGAGCGAGACGTTGCGGTTCCGTGATCCCAACGTCGCCGCTGAAGGTCATGTTGAGATCGCCACCAGCGCGAAGATCCAAACCCGTCGCGATGGCGACCAACCGGTTTCCTCGGCAAGCGACGTGCGGTAATCGTCGTCCCCATTGCCAGATTCAAAATCTTATAGCCGTAATGATTCCTCACCACACCGATGGTATGAATATGTTTTCTCGTCGAGCCATTTTATCCTCAGGGCTTTGTCTCGCCTTTTTCAGCAATACGTTCGCGCAAGAGGCGGCCAAGGAAGCAGCGGATGCTGTGAAAGATCCCTCGTCGACTGAGCAGACCAAGTTCGCTCCGGGCGTGGTGACGGTGATCCCGCCTGCTCCGGATCCCGTGGAAACGTTCGACGGACCGCTGACGCTACAGACCTTGCTCGACGGGCATCCAGAAATTCTGTGGGGCGGCGATTCGCATCCCGAAGGGACACCTCATTTTGATCCACGCAGCCGAATGTTGGCCGAGATGGCTCAGCAGGTGTTCTTGCGGCGAGAGATCTATTGTTTTGAATTTGCCTTCAAACCGCTTCGCCAAATTTTGATCGACGTACCGCGTGCCGATGGGCGATTGCAGCGGAAATTGGTGTGGTACATGGTTTTCCGCGTTCGCTATCTCGGTGGCGATCTGCGTCCCGCCGCGGACGAAATTGGCGGCAAGGACGTGTATGAGCGGATTGAATCGGTCAGCTATGAATCACGCCGCGTGTTTCCGATGTTGGTGCTGAACAATCGGATCACCGGAAAGCGTTACCTCGATCGAATTTTGCCGACCGCGAAAGAGAAGATTGCGATTCGCGAACAAATCACCGCTCCGCTGTACAACACCGTCGAGATTTCACGCGTCAACGTTCCGCGAACCAGCGACCCTGCGGCGCCAGGCGTCTGGGGTGTCGCGACGTGGGAGGATGTCGATCCGAAGTTGGACTTCTTTTCCGTCGACGTTTTCGGTTTGACCAACGCGTTTCAGCAGGATGGCGAGGGGGCCGATGCGCCGTATCGCAAGAAGGCCCTGCAGCTGAACTTTTATCGCCCCGGCGACGCCATCGCTCAAAACCTCGACACGATTCGGTTTGGCGTGCCAGCTTACGAGAAAGCGAAGGAACAGAAGTACGTGTTAGAGCACTACGGGCTGGACGAGCGACTCGACTATCGCTGGATTTTCAGATAGGATGCGTTTTAGCTGCATGATCGAGTAAAAGCGAGTTTTCACCCGCTGCGAAAGTCCGTCAACTTTCTCGGCAGAAACCCGAAGCACGCTTGGCATCCGAACGCGGCGCGTTGCCACCATCCAACCGCGGCTGGCCCTCATTTCACTGGGGTCAGCCGTTTTCTGTTCTGTAAGAATCCCCAACATGTTCGTTGATCGCGTTCGAATCGAGCTTCACGCCGGCAAAGGTGGTGATGGCTGTATGAGTTTCCGCCGTGAGAAATTCGTTCCACGCGGTGGCCCTGACGGTGGCGACGGGGGGGATGGAGCTAGTTTGATTCTAGAAGCCCGTGACGGTGTGAACTCGCTCGCCGCGTTCGCCAACCGGCGGATGTATCGAGCGACCAAGGGGCAACCTGGACAAGGCTCGATGCGAAATGGCCGTCGAGGCCAAGATCAAACGCTGTTTGTGCCTCCGGGAACCACGGTGATCGATGCCGAAAACGGATTTGTCATCAAGGACTTGGCCGAGCCAGGCGATCGCTTCGTTGTTGCCCGCGGCGGCAAAGGCGGCCGCGGCAATGCGTCCTTCAAATCCAGCACCAACCGCGCTCCTTATGAAAAAACGATGGGCGAGTTGGGCGAGTCTCGTGATGTGATTCTCGAACTCAAATCGATCGCGGACGTCGGCTTGGTCGGGATGCCGAATGCCGGCAAAAGCACGCTGCTGAGCCGCATCACCAGTGCTCGTCCCGAGATTGCCGATTATCCATTCACCACCAAACACCCGAACCTTGGCATCGTCGAGATCGGAATTGAAAGATCGTTTGTGTTGGCGGACATTCCGGGATTGATCGAAGGGGCCAGCGAAGGCATCGGACTCGGCCACGAATTTCTGCGTCACGTTGAACGAGCGGGATTGTTAGTCCATCTTGTCGAACCCTCACCCACCGATGGCACCGAACCGCTACACAACTATCAAGCGATCCGCGCCGAATTGGCGCAGTACGATGCGTCGCTAGGGGAACGCGAAGAAATCGTCGTGGTTAGCAAATCGGAAATGGAAGGCGCCGAAGAACTGCGCCAATCGCTTGCCGAAGTGACGGGCAAGCATGTCCACATGATCAGTGCCCTCAACGGCGAGGGGCTCGAGGAACTGAAAAACGAGATCATGGATCGGGTGCAAAAACGCCGTGAAGCCGCATTGGCCGCCAAGGCAAAAAAGAACGCGCCCGTTAGCGATTCGTCCGCGGATCAGCCCGACAAGCCCCACCGGCGCTTGCCACCTCATTTGGCTGGTCCGACGGCTTTGATGTCCGATGACAATCAAGCGACCGACTTTGACCTCGAAGCATCGCAGGAAAAAGCCAAGTCAAAGTCGGAGGATGCGACGTGAAGCGGCCGGCCGGCGTGATCGCGGTCGATGTGGGCAACACGGCAGTGAAGTTGTCGCTCCGTAGCAATAGCATGCCTTCGTCAGCAGTGACTGCGGACGAAGCAAACTCGGATTGGATTCATCAGTCCTTTGCCTTGGATCGGTCGCGATGGTGCGACTCGGTTGTCGATTGGGTACGCGAACAAACACGTGATGACAGCGACGCATGGCAGTGGCGAATCGCCAGCGTCAATCAGCGTGCGTCGGATCCGCTGTGGAAACAAGTCGAGCAGTCATTTCCGCAATCGACGCGGCGTCTGATTTCGTATCGCGATGTGCCGATGGCGATTGACGTCGATTCGCCCGCCCAATTGGGAATCGATCGATTGCTCAGCGCCTTTGCCGCACACAATCGCTACGCGGCTCCGTTGATCGTGATCGACGCAGGCAGCGCCGTGACCGTCGATTGGGTGAACACCGAGGGGGCGTTTGCCGGCGGAGCAATCTTGCCGGGATTGACCCTGCAGACCAACGCATTGACCATGGGCACCGCGGCACTGCCGATGATCGATTGGCAGAATCCAGACGTCGTCTCGATTCCAGGACGCAACACCGTGGCCGCGATCCGGCTCGGGGTGTTGACGAGTGTAACGGCGTCGATCGACCGATTGATCGCCTTCTATTGCGAGCAGTCCGCTGTCGACGGGCATACCGCCGCAGAGAAGCCACCCGTCGTAATCCTCTGTGGTGGCGACGCCGCAGTGATCTCGCCACATATTCAAAGCAAGCACGTCACCCATGCGCACTTGGTTTGCCAAGGCTTGTTGGATCTTGACTGAAGCAATGTCGCGAGACGTCGCCCCGGCGTCGGCAAAACGAGTGGGAAAGCCGTCAAGCCGGTCATAGCATCCCCGGCTCGCTGGAAAGCCTTTTCTACATTGTCAGAAGTGCAGTTCTAGCGTCGGCGGCGATGGTCACCACTTGATGAGTCATCGCTATCCCACATCATGCGGTTTCGGTTTCGGCCGCGACGTTGTCCGGCGCGGCGTGCATGCGCCTGCATCGCACCGCCTGCGGCATGCGCCATTGCGTTAATCAACACCTGCGTCATCGGATGTGTTGCCGCTTGGGTGATCTTTTCGGCTGCGGTGGGCCCCCAGCGTTGAGCCGACCGGATGCGTTCCCACAAACCATTCACATCACTGACGTCACGGGCCCGGTACAGGTCGTCTAGCACGTCGAGCGTGCCGACGAATTGCGACCGAGACGAATCGAATTGCAACGCGCGAAACCGCTGAATGACTTGCCCCAACGCATCCATCATCGCTTGCATGTGGACCAAGCTGTCTCGCCGCGACTCCACCGTTTTTTCTAACTCGTCGATCTCCAGTTCGACTCCCACCAATCGGGCCACGATTTGGTCGTCGGTCAACTCGGGAGTTTCCTTGGCTCGTTCACGCAGTTCACGGCTGTCGGTCTTTTCCAGCATGCCTCGGAAAATAGAAATGGCTTCGCGATAGTACGGCCCTCGACTGTCATCAAGCTCGGTTAATTCACGTTCGATTCCATGAGTGCTTTCGGTCACTTCGTTAAGAACCTGCAATTGAGCTTCCCGCTT
The sequence above is drawn from the Novipirellula caenicola genome and encodes:
- the obgE gene encoding GTPase ObgE gives rise to the protein MFVDRVRIELHAGKGGDGCMSFRREKFVPRGGPDGGDGGDGASLILEARDGVNSLAAFANRRMYRATKGQPGQGSMRNGRRGQDQTLFVPPGTTVIDAENGFVIKDLAEPGDRFVVARGGKGGRGNASFKSSTNRAPYEKTMGELGESRDVILELKSIADVGLVGMPNAGKSTLLSRITSARPEIADYPFTTKHPNLGIVEIGIERSFVLADIPGLIEGASEGIGLGHEFLRHVERAGLLVHLVEPSPTDGTEPLHNYQAIRAELAQYDASLGEREEIVVVSKSEMEGAEELRQSLAEVTGKHVHMISALNGEGLEELKNEIMDRVQKRREAALAAKAKKNAPVSDSSADQPDKPHRRLPPHLAGPTALMSDDNQATDFDLEASQEKAKSKSEDAT
- a CDS encoding type III pantothenate kinase codes for the protein MKRPAGVIAVDVGNTAVKLSLRSNSMPSSAVTADEANSDWIHQSFALDRSRWCDSVVDWVREQTRDDSDAWQWRIASVNQRASDPLWKQVEQSFPQSTRRLISYRDVPMAIDVDSPAQLGIDRLLSAFAAHNRYAAPLIVIDAGSAVTVDWVNTEGAFAGGAILPGLTLQTNALTMGTAALPMIDWQNPDVVSIPGRNTVAAIRLGVLTSVTASIDRLIAFYCEQSAVDGHTAAEKPPVVILCGGDAAVISPHIQSKHVTHAHLVCQGLLDLD